A window of the Brassica napus cultivar Da-Ae chromosome A2, Da-Ae, whole genome shotgun sequence genome harbors these coding sequences:
- the LOC125588569 gene encoding uncharacterized protein LOC125588569, with protein MGQVFDKLRGKQWRHKQVQAICDRVFDRFKLETGRANLTFEELYIAVLLVYNDINKRLPGPHFDPPSKDLVRSMMTECDMNLDGEIDREEFVKFIELLTTDTLAVVSQGLIISLIVAPTVAIATKKATEGVPGVGKVVHKLPTSVYATLVTLAVVWVNSDTS; from the exons ATGGGACAAGTCTTCGACAAGCTCCGAG GTAAGCAGTGGAGGCATAAACAGGTCCAAGCGATATGTGATCGTGTATTCGATCGGTTCAAGCTTGAAACCGGAAGAGCCAATCTTACGTTCGAAGAGCTATACATCGCCGTCCTTCTCGTCTACAA TGACATAAACAAGCGATTGCCTGGTCCTCATTTCGATCCGCCTTCTAAGGATCTTGTCCGAAGCATGATGACG GAGTGTGATATGAACTTGGATGGAGAAATAGACCGGGAGGAGTTTGTGAAGTTTATTGAGCTGCTTACGACTGACACATTAGCGGTTGTGAGTCAGGGTTTGATCATATCGTTGATTGTGGCTCCCACTGTGGCTATTGCTACAAAGAAGGCCACGGAAGGTGTCCCAGGTGTTGGGAAAGTGGTGCATAAGCTGCCTACTTCTGTGTATGCTACTCTTGTGACCCTTGCTGTGGTGTGGGTGAATTCCGATACTAGTTGA
- the LOC125588574 gene encoding protein RETARDED ROOT GROWTH, mitochondrial-like, translated as MGRWRAVTALLLRHNQKLNSPKPSSPRIWKHQATGFRRSQASCLLDLRCFSAFPSPISIYNNDSDSGSSDVYQNYDFGTKEEEDKGKIPVKAYFLSTSIDLKGMQADNLCYVVPPTSRSTNSIALKFSDSSSGFPTLDERESVSSCRFMVVFQYGSAVLFNVDDNDVESYLDIVRRYASGLLTEIRKDDYAVKEKPLLTEEMRGGPDYIVLKTLDTDSIRIIGSVLGQSIALDYFVSQVDKLVEEFAGINRGMEKTGTFTMHRKKLFQLVGKANSNLADVILRVGLFDRSEIAWREARYAQIYEYLREEYEVTQRFGNLDFKLKFVEHNIHFLQEVIQNRKSDLLEWCIIFLLTIENVLSIYEIVRESTGVSLL; from the exons ATGGGTAGATGGAGAGCAGTTActgctcttcttcttcgtcataaTCAAAAACTCAATTCTCCAAAGCCTTCTTCTCCACGTATTTGGAAACACCAGGCCACTGGTTTCCGTCGAAGCCAAGCTTCTTGCTTGCTTGATCTCCGATGCTTTTCAGCGTTCCCTTCTCCGATTTCGATTTACAACAATGACTCTGATTCTGGGTCGAGCGATGTTTATCAAAACTACGACTTTGGAACAAAGGAAGAGGAAGACAAAGGGAAGATCCCTGTCAAAGCCTATTTTCTCAGTACTAG TATTGATTTGAAGGGCATGCAAGCTGACAATTTGTGTTATGTTGTTCCTCCTACCTCCCGCTCTACCAACTCTATTGCCCTTAAGttttctgattcttcttctggATTCCCT ACGCTGGACGAGAGGGAGAGTGTAAGCAGCTGCCGGTTCATGGTTGTCTTTCAGTACGGTTCTGCTGTTCTTTTCAATGTTGATGACAATGACGTTGAGTCTTATCTCGACATTGTTCGTAGATATGCTTCTGGCTTGCTTACAGAAATCAGAAAAGATG ATTATGCTGTTAAGGAGAAGCCTTTGTTGACTGAGGAAATGCGAGGTGGCCCTGACTACATTGTTCTCAAAACGTTGGATACTGATAGCATCCGTATAATTGGGAGTGTGCTTGGACAAAGTATTGCATTGGATTACTTTGTTTCTCAG GTTGATAAGTTGGTGGAAGAGTTTGCTGGTATAAACCGTGGAATGGAGAAAACGGGAACTTTCACAATGCACAGGAAAAAGCTCTTCCAACTTGTAGGCAAGGCTAATTCTAATCTTGCTGACGTCATTCTcagagttggtttgtttgacaG ATCCGAGATTGCTTGGAGAGAGGCGAGATATGCTCAGATCTATGAGTACCTAAGAGAAGAGTACGAGGTCACTCAGAGATTCGGGAATCTAGATTTTAAGCTAAAGTTTGTAGAG CACAACATTCATTTCCTCCAAGAGGTGATACAGAACCGAAAATCAGATCTTTTGGAATGGTGCATTATCTTCTTACTCACCATTGAAAACGTTTTGTCTATTTACGAGATTGTCCGAGAATCCACAGGAGTTTCACTTCTGTGA
- the LOC125588577 gene encoding cell division topological specificity factor homolog, chloroplastic-like, which yields MAISGNLRISASLISPYHHHPKCLSLPSSKVDFISNVANSLETQKVSISSKNKRGEAKVLARNATGDYELSPSPVQQEVESFLLNAINMSFFDRLNIAWKIIFPSHASRRSSNARIAKQRLKMILFSDRCAVSDEAKRKIVNNIVHALSDFVEIESEEKVQLNVSTDGDLGTIYSVTVPVRRVKPEYQDVDEAGSITNVEYKDTLDGSVDVRFDFYVPE from the exons ATGGCGATATCTGGGAATCTGAGGATCTCCGCGAGCTTAATTTCTCCTTATCATCACCATCCTAAATGCCTCTCGTTACCTTCTTCCAAG GTTGATTTCATAAGCAATGTCGCAAACAGTTTGGAAACGCAGAAAGTGTCGATAAGCAGCAAAAACAAACGTGGTGAAGCGAAGGTTTTAGCAAGGAACGCCACGGGAGACTATGAACTCTCACCAAGCCCGGTTCAGCAAGAGGTGGAGAGCTTTCTCTTGAACGCCATCAACATGAGCTTCTTTGACCGGTTAAACATAGCGTGGAAGATCATCTTCCCATCCCACGCGTCGAGGAGAAGCTCCAACGCGAGAATCGCAAAGCAGCGGCTCAAGATGATCCTCTTCTCGGACAGGTGTGCGGTCAGCGACGAAGCTAAAAGGAAGATCGTCAACAACATCGTTCACGCGCTGTCGGATTTCGTGGAGATAGAGTCGGAGGAGAAAGTTCAGCTTAATGTCTCCACGGACGGTGACCTGGGAACCATTTACTCGGTCACGGTGCCTGTTAGGAGGGTGAAACCAGAGTACCAGGACGTGGACGAGGCTGGATCTATAACCAACGTGGAGTACAAAGATACGCTTGATGGTTCTGTGGATGTCAGGTTCGATTTTTATGTTCCAGAGTAG